In Bordetella holmesii ATCC 51541, the following proteins share a genomic window:
- a CDS encoding FAD dependent oxidoreductase family protein — MISAAGQRANLAKAAGLLGSDLPVQGGSLPGWAGWRAVLPGRSPTIGGLLQAPGVMLATGYASRGLSWSALAGDIIAARLCAEPAPLERDLLAAIAPR, encoded by the coding sequence GTGATCAGTGCCGCCGGCCAACGCGCCAATCTCGCCAAGGCCGCGGGTTTGCTGGGCTCGGATCTACCCGTGCAGGGCGGATCGCTGCCTGGCTGGGCGGGCTGGCGCGCGGTGTTGCCGGGCCGCTCGCCGACCATCGGCGGGTTGCTCCAGGCCCCGGGCGTGATGCTGGCCACCGGTTATGCCTCGCGCGGATTGAGCTGGTCGGCGTTGGCCGGCGATATTATTGCGGCCCGTTTGTGCGCAGAGCCTGCGCCCCTGGAGCGCGATCTGCTGGCCGCGATCGCGCCACGTTGA
- a CDS encoding S-adenosyl-L-methionine-dependent methyltransferase family protein yields MSSAYTPLIPAQPDLDGAGRLVSRSYGDVYNGLTDALGQARSVFLGGNDLPHRWRGRQGFTVCETGFGLGTNFLALWQAWREDPARCAHLHMVSIEGHPFTREVYRDLCNSHVPEPLRGLARELAAQWPALLPGMHRLEFEGGAVTLTLAFGSIDRMVPRLSACVDAFFLDGFAPRVNPAMWEPGLLRRLLRLGSADATLATWCSAGFVRRALQAGGFDVERMPGVGGKHHITVGRRSAWAHKHAPTHALRPRAPVIVVGAGLAGAGVAHALALRGVAVEVIAAAPLAHGGHLAAAMTPIVARDDNARARLARAGSQRALRRWEDMPAVRRVGALQLERDAGRTAALGETLRILGLPADWVREVGRDEACALAGLPVARGGLYFGDGMLVQPQRLIDGLLAQPAIARIDGTVARLARTGPHGWQALDEAGAYWPRANISCWPTALARRRCCRPAACWMTCRAWRRCRRWPARSRTCPLSRSTAGHAASSPVKAICCRPSRVGAWLAAPTLSRCKRA; encoded by the coding sequence ATGTCTTCCGCTTATACCCCTCTGATACCCGCACAGCCCGATCTGGATGGGGCCGGCCGCCTGGTCAGCCGCAGCTATGGTGACGTCTACAACGGCCTGACGGACGCGCTGGGCCAGGCGCGCTCCGTGTTTCTGGGCGGCAATGATCTGCCGCACCGATGGCGCGGGCGGCAGGGGTTTACGGTCTGCGAGACAGGGTTCGGTTTGGGAACGAATTTTCTGGCGCTTTGGCAGGCCTGGCGGGAAGACCCGGCGCGCTGCGCGCATCTGCACATGGTGTCCATCGAGGGGCATCCGTTTACGCGCGAGGTCTATCGCGATCTGTGCAATAGCCATGTTCCCGAACCGCTGCGAGGCCTGGCGCGCGAGCTCGCCGCCCAATGGCCCGCGCTGCTGCCCGGCATGCATCGTCTGGAGTTCGAAGGCGGCGCGGTTACCCTGACGCTGGCGTTTGGCAGCATCGACCGCATGGTGCCGCGCTTGTCGGCCTGCGTGGATGCGTTTTTTCTGGACGGCTTTGCGCCCAGAGTCAATCCGGCCATGTGGGAGCCTGGCCTGTTGCGCCGTCTGTTGCGCCTGGGCAGCGCGGACGCGACCCTGGCGACCTGGTGCAGCGCGGGTTTCGTGCGACGCGCTTTGCAGGCGGGCGGTTTCGACGTCGAGCGGATGCCAGGCGTTGGCGGCAAGCACCACATAACGGTCGGGCGCCGCTCGGCGTGGGCGCACAAGCACGCGCCCACGCACGCGCTCAGGCCTCGCGCGCCTGTGATCGTGGTGGGCGCGGGGCTGGCCGGCGCCGGTGTGGCGCATGCGCTGGCCTTGCGCGGGGTCGCCGTCGAGGTGATCGCCGCCGCGCCACTGGCTCACGGCGGTCATCTGGCGGCCGCCATGACGCCTATCGTGGCCCGCGATGACAATGCACGGGCCCGATTGGCGCGGGCCGGCAGCCAGCGGGCCCTGCGCCGCTGGGAAGACATGCCGGCCGTGCGCCGGGTGGGCGCGCTGCAACTCGAGCGCGATGCGGGGCGCACGGCCGCCTTGGGCGAGACCTTGCGAATTCTGGGGCTGCCTGCTGACTGGGTGCGCGAGGTGGGGCGTGACGAGGCCTGCGCGCTGGCCGGGCTGCCGGTAGCCCGCGGCGGGCTGTACTTTGGCGACGGGATGCTGGTGCAGCCGCAGCGGCTCATCGACGGCTTGCTCGCGCAGCCGGCCATTGCACGGATAGACGGGACCGTTGCACGGCTGGCTCGCACGGGCCCTCATGGCTGGCAGGCGTTGGATGAGGCGGGGGCGTATTGGCCGAGGGCGAACATATCGTGCTGGCCAACGGCCTTGGCGCGCAGGCGGTGTTGCAGGCCAGCGGCTTGCTGGATGACCTGCCGCGCCTGGCGCAGATGCAGGCGCTGGCCGGCGAGGTCACGCACGTGCCCGCTGTCGCGCTCGACGGCGGGCCACGCTGCGTCATCGCCGGTGAAGGCTATCTGCTGCCGGCCGTCGAGGGTTGGTGCGTGGCTGGCAGCACCTACGCTCTCGAGGTGCAAACGAGCGTGA
- a CDS encoding inositol monophosphatase family protein: MQSSEILSPKAVLDLGAAIDVAVSAAHAGAAILQSYAHHRSDLIIDHKARNDLVSQADREAEAAILDVLRERSPAFGIVAEETGGQAQGPATWYIDPLDGTTNFLSGIPHYAVSIALVAHAGTQASPGVPLQEDTPVVGVVYDPNREELFAGVYGIGSWLNGRRIACSRTPRLEDSVLATGFPFRDFSFAPEYMPMLSDAISRSRGVRRMGAAALDLAWVACGRYDGYWEMGLAPWDVAAGTLLVREAGGICHDMSREASWPITGRLVSGNPAVYDALHDMVTPHLKRPA, translated from the coding sequence ATGCAAAGCTCAGAGATTCTCTCCCCCAAGGCGGTGCTTGATCTCGGCGCCGCCATCGATGTCGCGGTAAGCGCAGCCCACGCTGGCGCGGCCATCTTGCAGTCATATGCGCATCATCGCAGCGATCTCATCATCGATCACAAGGCGCGCAATGACCTCGTCTCGCAAGCCGACCGGGAGGCTGAAGCCGCCATCCTGGACGTCCTGCGCGAGCGCAGCCCGGCGTTTGGCATTGTCGCCGAGGAAACCGGCGGCCAGGCGCAGGGCCCGGCGACCTGGTACATCGACCCGCTGGACGGCACGACCAATTTCCTGAGCGGCATTCCCCATTACGCGGTGTCCATCGCCTTGGTCGCCCACGCAGGCACCCAGGCGTCGCCCGGCGTGCCGCTGCAAGAAGACACGCCGGTGGTCGGCGTGGTCTATGACCCCAACCGCGAAGAACTCTTTGCCGGCGTCTATGGTATCGGCTCCTGGCTCAATGGACGGCGCATCGCCTGCTCGCGTACGCCACGCCTGGAAGACTCGGTGCTGGCCACCGGGTTTCCGTTTCGCGACTTCTCCTTTGCTCCCGAATACATGCCCATGCTCAGCGATGCGATCAGCCGCAGCCGCGGCGTGCGCCGCATGGGCGCGGCGGCGCTCGATCTGGCCTGGGTGGCTTGCGGTCGCTACGACGGCTATTGGGAAATGGGCTTGGCCCCATGGGACGTGGCTGCCGGCACCCTGCTCGTGCGCGAAGCTGGCGGCATTTGCCACGACATGAGCCGCGAAGCATCCTGGCCCATTACGGGCCGGCTGGTGTCGGGCAACCCGGCCGTCTACGACGCTCTGCACGACATGGTCACGCCCCACCTGAAACGCCCTGCCTGA